cgtgGTCAACTTCTTCGTTTTCAATGCCATACCCACTcccgtagtaggtgtgactctcggaaatacatggtcaccctgttcgaattctaaaagtctgcgacgcttgtccgcgtaactcttctgacgatcttgtgaagtcttcattttctccttgattttccttaccttagctgtagtctgttgcaccatctctggtccgacgatcatattttcaccgtccttataccaacacaagggcgtttgacacttgcgcccatataaagcctcatatggtgccattccaatacgtgtgtggaaactattgttgtaggtgaactcaatcatagcttcgttcccaatgcttcgtgcaacGCTCCCAAAATGTGATGTAAACTTCgggtcacggtctgatacaatactcgatggtactccgtgtaatctctaaaggttgcaacacccCAGCAGGTCACTCATGTTCCACCTTATACGGAACATCCATCTAGTACCAAACCTAAACACTATGTATGACACTGTCACATtgagtacaatgtatcattacctaatgatagggcttcccatccataccaagaatgatcttgggttattgtagaggtaaacaaatcagaTTAATCGAGAAGTTCCTATTCTtaatagttatttgacaatgtaaacatgcataatttactgtcaaagtcttagcagtaaagcagacacagacaACTTCAAACGATTTACACAATCCATAgtaatgaaggaatgggttgcccccgaatcagaaAGTGTAGTTAGGAGGTTACCTGTAATCGCACAGTCATATTGAATCAGATCGCTAGATAAATTTCCAACTTCAGTGCCGACGCAATACAcctgtcctctagcagtaggaagagtaatcctagctacatccaccattggttccaccttcggagcctcgcaattccttgcaaagtgccctggtttatggcaattgtagcaagtagtactgttaaaggtacaagcataagcataatgtccttcttctccacatcggaaacatcgtataCCTTGTCCCACTTGCCTCTCAAGgtcttggttccctgggttatCCCGTCCCCCATTGTTatcatgtggtcgattataagattTAGCAAcctgttttcccttgttctgatacttcgcccgactaggtcctcctgagttaaaattccctcctcggctagctctcttattcttcatatcctcaacttctctacatttttccacaagaacctggaaacgttgaattcccaagggtaagacaaagtcttgaatctcatactttagtccgtcttggaaacgatgacagaAGAATGGCtcgtcaatctcttcacggaaaaatctgaaatgccttgatagtgattcaaacttagcagcatattcgcccacggtcatgttcccctgatgtagtttcaggaaatcatcacccagtctagtcctggtactcatcgggaagtatttgtcgaaaaacttccctttgaaagattcccagttcacctcctcgtgagctgatctcatcaacaaccttgtactcctccaccagtactcagcatctcctagtagcatataagtggcatagttgaccctcactcccgcctgacagttaatcatttcgaagatcttctccacttcttggatccattgatccgctttctctgaatcCTCAGCCCcctcaaacttgggaggattgtaacgacgaaagtcctttaatcctcttgacttTGCAGCAcagatctctcttcccctcttttcgagatcacgttgagtcttagCAGCAATCTGTGCAGCAACAAAAGCAGCCaggttattcatagcctccgccattcgatcatcCCTATTGCATTGGCTCTTCGGAACGTCATTCCTCCTTGGCAGCATGGTttccctataaaaccatcatcaagtagagtcttaacactacttcaataattctaagaataacttccgaccacaaccgcacataataattattatgaacttgacaattaaaaactcttaaacaaaaacaagaaattgattcaGACATTCTTCAAAATCTTATATCCcagagctctgataccacaatgtaacaccccgtttttcaaagcgtgagtgtattttttttttcaaaaggaattaaaataaaacaggaaaataaataaggtaacacacgtttggataaatatttaagtcgtaatacaacgacaaataagtcaacagaatttaagtatttaaacaacaaccagaagatacaaggaacccattcaactaaggtgtcgtactgacaataatagtaacagtacagtcttccggtttaaaataaacgcaaccccaaaagaaagacatccgttccctctgtgacaacctagtctgatcattttacaaaacaactaaacaccctgagtgatctccacgcgccccgtgagatcctcctaacgtaactgcagtcaagcgttcccatctccattcccgtccgtagggtacgaaccggtaggatcgtcctgactctcatctgagggcaaagcccagatttccacaataattgtaaaggtcaccaaccgaaaataacagttaacacataacatttaagttttaaatgctaaaaataacttttcaactaagcatgcaccttatcaggattttcaatatgcgaaaagttcatacaatactttgccaattaaaaatgaaagcaaaatgaagttctcaatcccctaatgaaaacataacaaatcaagacatggataagttaatgagtaatcaaacatctaactcaaactgaggattttcactgatccaatcgattgggcaatcgatttcctgaaggtttttagtgaaatttgaattctgggtttaattcaatcgattgggcaatcaattgacagcatatctcagcccctgacttaaattcaatcgattgggcaatcgattgggcaatcaattgacagcatatctcagcccctgacttaatgccaatcgatttccaaatcgatttttgctgaattcctgcccagccaaatcgatttcttacacacaaatccaaacaatcacacttagcaattatagcgcaatcaccacgacatcttgagtttcgaaatagtattgcaatcaaacatgctatcgccaaattccaaaacataacacttaacacttataacacaattactacaacatcatgggtttcgaaatggtattgcaatcaaacatgttatcaccaaattccaaaacatacacttaacacttataacacaatactacaacatcatgggtttctaaatggtattgcaatcaaacatgttatcaccaaattccaaaacatacacttaacacttataacacaatactacaacatcatgggtttctaAATGGtgttgcaatcaaacatgttatcaccaaattccaaaacatacacttaacacttataacagtATGCTACGcagacaaaatgaaccaacaattcacaatttaacacggtgtagtctctcacggacaaacacatgtgcagtctctcacggacaaacacaattcaccaagaaacgtaagtcgtaaacgtaccacctatcacgggtcagtactgtttaccgaggtgccacctatcacgggtcagcacaacttaccaaacgtaaatcgtaaacgtactgcctatcacgggcccgtaccgtttaccaaggtgccacctatcacgggtctgcacgatttaccaaaacatacatacgtagacgagacattaagagattcccctttcttaattctcatttaacttaaactagggcgtagtctctcacggacaaacccctgtgcagtctctcacggacaaacacaattccctcaggaacgtaagtcgtaaacgtaccacctatcacgggtcagtactgtttaccgaggtgccacctatcccgggtcagcacaacttaccaaacgtaaatcgtaaacgtactgcctatcacgggcccgtaccgtttaccaaggtgccacctatcacgggtctgcacgatttaccaaaacacacataagtaaacgagacattaagagattccccattcttaattctcatttaacttaacgattttcaaaacaaaacattcagtaaataagtcattaagagattccccattcttaatactcatttactgaaacgattttcaaaaacgaacattaagtaaccgagacattaagagattccccattcttaacgcccagttaacttaaacgattttcaaaaaaacaaatattaagtaaccgagacattaagagattccccattcttaacacccagttaacttaaacgattttcaaaaaaacaaatattaagtaaccgagacattaagagattccccattctcaacgcccagttaacttaaacaattttccaaacaaaataataagtaaccgagacattaagagattccccattcttaacgcccagttaacttaaacgattttcaaaaaaacaaatattaagtaaccgagacattaagagattccccattcttaacgcccagttaacttaaacgattttcaaaaaaacaaatattaagtaaccgagacattaagaggttccccctccttaacgtccagttaacttaaacggttttcaaaacaaaatattaagtaaccgagacattaagaggttccccctccttaacgtccagttaacttaaacggttttcaaaacaaaatattaagtaaccgagacattaagagattccccattcttaacgcccagttaacttaaacgatttttcacaaacaaacgcacattaagtaaacgagacattaagagattccccattcttaatactcatttaacttaatggttttcaaatttcacacaacacaaactcaacaaattctcacatcaaaacatatcaattcatttattcacaaatccaaccatacacatatcaaatttcatcaatatcaattaagagcatgtcaaaaacaacgaacacaaatcgacacaatccactactcaaaacacacaagtttcatttacccaaaatcttacacaatgacttcaaattcatttaccacgaaccattcatcaatataaacaaaacctaactctaaggttttacccataacgcattagtttcgtttttccccaaatcgatacattaaaccctaacaaattccttcccacacaaccacagataagtccctaatgcaaactagaagtttggaaggagcccttacctcaacgttagctttaacgcgcgtttccggtaccgcgagtaattccggtaaaatctccgctcgcaacgccgcttccaaattagttcactagcaccgtagcgtggtggtgagcaactttcccttctatctcttcgagaaatgaggtttggatctagaagaaacagaggggtttgtgtttgNNNNNNNNNNNNNNNNNNNNNNNNNNNNNNNNNNNNNNNNNNNNNNNNNNNNNNNNNNNNNNNNNNNNNNNNNNNNNNNNNNNNNNNNNNNNNNNNNNNNNNNNNNNNNNNNNNNNNNNNNNNNNNNNNNNNNNNNNNNNNNNNNNNNNNNNNNNNNNNNNNNNNNNNNNNNNNNNNNNNNNNNNNNNNNNNNNNNNNNNNNNNNNNNNNNNNNNNNNNNNNNNNNNNNNNNNNNNNNNNNNNNNNNNNNNNNNNNNNNNNNNNNNNNNNNNNNNNNNNNNNNNNNNNNNNNNNNNNNNNNNNNNNNNNNNNNNNNNNNNNNNNNNNNNNNNNNNNNNNNNNNNNNNNNNNNNNNNNNNNNNNNNNNNNNNNNNNNNNNNNNNNNNNNNNNNNNNNNNNNNNNNNNNNNNNNNNNNNNNNNNNNNNNNNNNNNNNNNNNNNNNNNNNNNNNNNNNNNNNNNNNNNNNNNNNNNNNNNNNNNNNNNNNNNNNNNNNNNNNNNNNNNNNNNNNNNNNNNNNNNNNNNNNNNNNNNNNNNNNNNNNNNNNNNNNNNNNNNNNNNNNNNNNNNNNNNNNNNNNNNNNNNNNNNNNNNNNNNNNNNNNNNNNNNNNNNNNNNNNNNNNNNNNNNNNNNNNNNNNNNNNNNNNNNNNNNNNNNNNNNNNNNNNNNNNNNNNNNNNNNNNNNNNNNNNNNNNNNNNNNNNNNNNNNNNNNNNNNNNNNNNNNNNNNNNNNNNNNNNNNNNNNNNNNNNNNNNNNNNNNNNNNNNNNGGTAATGGAAAAGTTGAACTACCTTTAATTAAACAACCTCCTCCATTACTTCATCATCTGTTGTTTGATGATCAAGCAATTGATAGAAAAAACTTCCAACAAAATACAAGAGTCTATAATGTCATGTTCGCACTCACTTCCTCGGAGATGAAAATAGATTCAAATGTTGGTAGAGAAAAAGGTCCACCATCTTTAAGAAATCAAGGAGACACTTGTCATAGAATAAGAAGTATGTTACCATTACCCGGTGAAAAGAGAAAGTTTgcacaactatatatatatgacactCAAAATGAAATACATAACAAAATTCATGGATTCATATAATATCTTGATGGCTTAATTATTGTCAACATGTAAACCCtaaatggtctagaataagtctagagaggacaaaaatgacataaatgttaatacaatgacacaattgcacgtattggatgcacaagattgcttaaaaatccttaatggactataataagcctaaggaggacgaaaattacctaaatgttaatacaatgacacaaacgcacgtattggatgcacaagattgattaaaaaccttaaatggactagaataagtcgaaggatgacaaaaatgacctaaatgtcaattcaatgacacaaacgcacttattggatgcacaagattggttaaaaaccctaaatgtattataataagcctagagaggacgaaaataacctaaatgttaatccaatgacacatacgcacttattggatgcataagattggttaaaaattctaaatggactagaataagtcgaaggatgacaaaaatgacctaaatgtcaattcaatgacacaaacgcacttattggatgcacaagattggttaaaaaccctaaatgtattataataagcctagagaggacgaaaataacctaaatgttaatccaatgacacatacgcacttattggatgcataagattggttaaaaactctaaatggactagaataagtcaaaggatgacaaaaatgacctaaatgtcaatccaatgatacaaaggaacttattggtgTTTGTATGTTGTTCATGTTTTGCATACCTTTAAAACGGTATATGTGTGGCTTGTTAGGCTTTATCCACCCCCAGTTGGTTTTGTGGTGGCCTTTGAAGTTTTACGTATGAGCTCTTTCTAGATGTACGCGTATGTCTAGGAAGGTGCATATGTGCTTGAGATGGACTTTTGTGTTTTTCACATTGTCCCTAAATTATGGTTGCCTTAAATTATGCCTGCTGTTCTGCACGTTTTGATTGCCTTTCGTGGGCGCAAAGCTTGCATTATGGCAGAGTCATTAATGGATGCTACCTGGTTGATCCTGCCAGTAGTCATATGCTTGTCTCAAAGATTAAGCCATGCATGTGTAAGTATGAACTAATTCAGACTGTGAAACTGCGAATGACTCATTAAATCAGTTATAGTTTGTTTGATGGCATCTACTACTTTGATAACCGTAGTAATTCTAGAGCTAATACGTGCAACAAACCCCGACTTCTGGAAGAGATGcatttattagataaaatatCGACGTAGGCTCTTCTTGTTGCTTTGATGATTCATGATAACTCGTCGGATTGCACGACCCTTGTGCTGGCGACGCATCATTCAAATTTATGCCCTATCAACTTTTGATGGTAGGATAGTGGCCTACCATGGTGGTGATGGGTGACGGAGAATTAGGGTTCGATTCCGGAGAGGGAGCCTGAGAAACGGCTACCACATCCAAGGAAGGCAGCAGGCGCGCAAATTACCCAATCCTAACACGGGGAGGTAGTGACAATAAATAACAATACCGGGCTCATTGAGTCTGGTAATTGGAATGAGTACAATCTAAATCCCTTACCGAGGATCCATTGGAGGGAAAGTCTGGTGCCAACAGTCGCGGTAATTCCAGCTCCAATAGCTTATATTTAAGTTGTTACAGTTAAAAAGCTTGTAGTTGGACCTTGGGTTTGGTCGACCGGTCTGCCTCTGGTGTGCACCGGTTGGCTCCTCCCTTCTGCCGGCGGTGCGCTCTTGGCCTTAATTGGTCGGGTCGTGCCTCCTGCGCTATTACTTTGAAGGAATTAGAGTGCTCAAAGTAAGCCTATGCTCTGGATACATTAGCATGGGATAACACCACATGATTTTGATCCTATTGTGTTGGCCTTCGGGATCGGAGTAATGATTAACAGGGATAGTCGGGGGCATTCGTATTTCATAGTCAGAGgtgatatataaaatattaaaatttaatatttgatatttatatcactcatttaGTCTAACATGtacaaaattaaaacatcatataaaGAAACTAAATGAGATTAAAGAAGCGAAtctgttataaaaataaaaataaaaatgatcacGTACATAAGTTTACATAAACGGTTATACATGGTATGTAaaacatcaattattattatcattcattCACCCAATCATGCAATGAATATAGTGTAtgctttatttatattttatttttacaactaATAATATGTTGGCCTTCTCCCTGACCCATACCCTTtccctttatttttttctttcattttattttccttCAAAAGATTCTATATCCATGGAATGGGATTTTGGCCCATTGCTATTGCCCTCCACCCATACCATTTTCCTTTCTATTACCATTGCCCTTGACTTTGCTATCCTTTTAATTATTCCGCTTTGCTTCCCTTGCCGCTTTCTTTGTCAAAGCTTTTTCCTTCTGCTTTGCTTCCTTTGCCAAAGGTCTTTCCTTCTGCTTTGCTTCCTTTGCCAAAGCTATTTCCTTCAGTTTTGCTTCCTTTTCCTTCTGCTTTGCTTCCTTTGCCAAAGCTATTTCCTTCTGCTTTGCTTCCTTATGATGCTGCGATTGTTGAGGCTCTAGAGTCCATGGCAGGAGTTACAGTGCAGGCTCTCCAAACTTTGGTGGAATCTCAAGCTACTGCACAAGCCTCTGCTCAAGCTGCTACCCAAGCTGCACAGATTGTTGCTCAAGCTGTTGCTCAAGCTACAAGCTATAGTGGTAGCTAAGAAAatgtgcaaataaatgaattcatGGTGATGGATCGATTCCACAAGGCTAACCCTCCATCGTTCGAAGGTCACTATAATCCTGATGGGGCTCAAAAGTGGTTGCAAGAAGTTGAGAAAATTTTCAGAGGAGTGGCATGTCTCGAAGGTCAGAAAGTGCATCTTGGTACCTTTATGTTGACGGAGGAAGCTGAACATTGGTGGGATAATGCGCGCCAACATTTAGAAAATGCAGGGACTGCAATTACTTGGGCTATATTCAACAACATGTTTCTAATTAAGTATTTCCCTGAAGATATCCGTAATAGAAAGGAGATGGAATTTGTTAAATTAGAACAGGGGAATATGTTGGTAGTggagtatgctgctaagttcGAGGAATTATCCAAGTACTATGCACTCTATGTTGGAGAGGCAGGAGAAAAGTCTAAGTGCATCAAGTTTGAAATGGGACTCAGACCAGAGATCAAGAAACAGGTTGGAATGCAAGAGATCCGTGACTTTCCTACCCTAGTGAATAAGAGTAGGATTTATGATGAGGATAGTCGTGCTGAAAAGGCACATTACCGAAACACTAGAACCATGAAGGAAAAGAGGCCTATGCATCATAATAGAGGAAAACCTTACTCTTTTCCTCCTAGTAGTGgtaaaggaaaaggaaatggaaACAGTTATAATTATGGGAGTGGTAGAAGAAACCCCAATGGACGAGGAGTTAGTAACGGAAATAGTAACAACATGAGTCAAGTCTCACGCAACAACAATGGTAATAATGGTGATCCAACTACTCTTATTCGATGTCACAAGTGTGCTAAGCAGGGTCACATGGCATATGAATGTAGAGATGCTGgaattacttgttttaattgtcaacaacaagGCCAAATTAGCACCACATGCCCCTACCCAAGGAAGACTCCACAACCTGGAAACCAGAGTTCCCAAGCCAGCCGACCTAAATCCAATGGAAGAGTCTTTGCCCTCAGTGGTGCAGGAGCGTCTGAGAAAGACAACTTGATCCAAGGTACATGTCTCATAAGTGATAGTCCTTTATTTGTACTATTTGATTGTGGTCCCACTCATTCCTTTGTGTCTCTTGACTGTGTTAGACATTTAGGACTACCTGCATCTCGTTTGCAGTATGATTTAATTGTGAATACCCCAACTAGTGATTATGTTGATACCTCCAATGTTTGTCTTGACATTCCTATCCATGTGTGTGGAAGGGACTTCCGAGTTAACTTAGTGTGTTTACCTTTGCGTCTGGTTGATGtgattcttggtatggattggcTATCTGCCAACTGTGTCCGCgtagatttttttagtaaaaccatTGAATTCATGGAATCAGAAGAGAGGGATAAACCTAGCAATATATCCACCAACCAAGTGAAGGCATTCTTGAAAGAAGATGCTCAGTTATACATGATCCTAGCCTCActggaatttgaagaaaaagtggTAATACGAGATGTTCCTATTGTGTGTGAATTCCCTGAAGATATCACTAGTTTACCATCAGAGCGTGAGATTGAGTTTAACACTGACCTTGTACCAAGTACTGGACCCATATCCATGGCACCATATAGAATGTCTCCCTTAGAATTGTCTGAGCTTAAGAAGCAATTGGAAGagcttttagataaacaatttataaggcCTAGTGTTTCACCATGGGGTGCACCTATGTTATTGGTTAAAAAGAAGGATGGCTCTATGAGGTTATGTGTGGATTATCGTCGACTTAATAAAGTGACAATCAATAATAAGTATCTGCTACCTAGGATAGATGACCttatggatcaattgagaggatcATGTGTATTTAGTAAGATCGATATGAGAtcaggttaccatcagattcgagtgaAGCCTTCTGATACCCCTAAGACCGCCTTTAGGACCCGTTATGGCCATTACGAGTATTTGGTTATGCCTTTTGGNNNNNNNNNNNNNNNNNNNNNNNNNNNNNNNNNNNNNNNNNNNNNNNNNNNNNNNNNNNNNNNNNNNNNNNNNNNNNNNNNNNNNNNNNNNNNNNNNNNNNNNNNNNNNNNNNNNNNNNNNNNNNNNNNNNNNNNNNNNNNNNNNNNNNNNNNNNNNNNNNNNNNNNNNNNNNNNNNNNNNNNNNNNNNNNNNNNNNNNNNNNNNNNNNNNNNNNNNNNNNNNNNNNNNNNNNNNNNNNNNNNNNNNNNNNNNNNNNNNNNNNNNNNNNNNNNNNNNNNNNNNNNNNNNNNNNNNNNNNNNNNNNNNNNNNNNNNNNNNNNNNNNNNNNNNNNNNNNNNNNNNNNNNNNNNNNNNNNNNNNNNNNNNNNNNNNNNNNNNNNNNNNNNNNNNNNNNNNNNNNNNNNNNNNNNNNNNNNNNNNNNNNNNNNNNNNNNNNNNNNNNNNNNNNNNNNNNNNNNNNNNNNNNNNNNNNNNNNNNNNNNNNNNN
The genomic region above belongs to Cicer arietinum cultivar CDC Frontier isolate Library 1 chromosome 4, Cicar.CDCFrontier_v2.0, whole genome shotgun sequence and contains:
- the LOC140920061 gene encoding uncharacterized protein; amino-acid sequence: MVMDRFHKANPPSFEGHYNPDGAQKWLQEVEKIFRGVACLEGQKVHLGTFMLTEEAEHWWDNARQHLENAGTAITWAIFNNMFLIKYFPEDIRNRKEMEFVKLEQGNMLVVEYAAKFEELSKYYALYVGEAGEKSKCIKFEMGLRPEIKKQVGMQEIRDFPTLVNKSRIYDEDSRAEKAHYRNTRTMKEKRPMHHNRGKPYSFPPSSGKGKGNGNSYNYGSGRRNPNGRGVSNGNSNNMSQVSRNNNGNNGDPTTLIRCHKCAKQGHMAYECRDAGITCFNCQQQGQISTTCPYPRKTPQPGNQSSQASRPKSNGRVFALSGAGASEKDNLIQGTCLISDSPLFVLFDCGPTHSFVSLDCVRHLGLPASRLQYDLIVNTPTSDYVDTSNVCLDIPIHVCGRDFRVNLVCLPLRLVDVILGMDWLSANCVRVDFFSKTIEFMESEERDKPSNISTNQVKAFLKEDAQLYMILASLEFEEKVVIRDVPIVCEFPEDITSLPSEREIEFNTDLVPSTGPISMAPYRMSPLELSELKKQLEELLDKQFIRPSVSPWGAPMLLVKKKDGSMRLCVDYRRLNKVTINNKYLLPRIDDLMDQLRGSCVFSKIDMRSGYHQIRVKPSDTPKTAFRTRYGHYEKANVVADALSMKTLSVSALMVKHSELLEQFRDLSLVCEVTLESIKLGMLKVTSGLLEGIEKNQKLDLYVLDKLQSIGQGREPDFKIGVDGILRFKEKICVPDVEELRKMILEEGHRSCLSIHPRATKMYKDLKKIFWWPKMKKDVAEFVYACLICQNSKVEHQKPSSLMQPLSIPEWKWDSISMDFFVGLPRTPKSFHSSIGMAPFEALYGRRCRTPLCWFETGDNLVLGHEIVQQTTDKVKMIHENMRASQSRQKSYLVKVLRGKSKAICAILIQSCFRQLPQKNQLAIATESQQVEALPASCKQNAIAAKVVFPTICQDLSVTSQHDSDKNLSFTPEKRVAAQEPEDEVNNQDMDTTQLSSTKLIKTE